The DNA window ATTATCCTAATTCTTGCCAAGGAGGATTGATTTGAAACTTATTTACACAACTTTTTCCGCACCGTCTATTAATTTTTTAAGTGAAAAGACGGGAAAGCATGACGCGGAAATTAATAATTTGAAGCAGCGAATCCAATCATAAGTAGACATATTTATGTGAAAATAGAAGAACAAAAACACGGTTAGAGATAATGCCTCTAACTTTTTTTTGTTTTGTTATGTTAGTATGAATTGTGAAGACTTCATTAGGGAGATTAGCAAATGAAAGTACTATCACTAATTAACAATGCAGTTACAAAATTTCTCCCGCTTTGGATTGTTGTTTTTGCGATTATTGCCTATTTTATACCTAAATCTTTTGAACCATTGACAGGCTGGACAGGCTTTATGCTGGCATTAATATTATTCTTAATGGGCCTGACGATTCCACCGTCAAGCTTTCGATATGTGCTCAAACAACCGAAGCTAGTCTTTTTTGGCGTTGCGTTTAAATGGACGGTTACTGTACTTATTTCAGTGGGGCTGGGCTTTACCTTTTTATCCCATTCTCCTGATTTATTGACAGGTTTTATTTTGGCTGGAAGCGTACCTAGTGCCACTGCGGCAAGCTTGTACACATTTATGGCGAATGGAACAGTCCTTCTTAGTATAACGATGTCTGTTGTTGATACATTTATTAGCCCTGTAGTGACGCCGATTCTTCTGGAAACAACGGTAGGGCATCTTATTCCGATTGCTTTTTTGCCATTGATTGCGAAGATGCTGTTGATCGTTTTATTGCCGATCTTATTAGGGCTTGTTATTCAACTGAAAATGAGCCGGTTCGTGGAAATTTTACAGCCATCCGTACGTTTCTTTTCATCAACGACGTTAATTCTGATAGTGTTGTCTGTCGTATCTGGGTCGCAGCCATTGCTTGAAGACAATCTCTCCTTGCTGCCGCTTCTCATCATCATTACGATGCTGCAAATTCTCGTTCCGATGTTTCTCGGGTATGGAATGGCGAAAGTGATGAAGTTTAATGAGGCGGATGCTCGCGCGATTTTATACGAGACAGGGCTGTGCAATACAGCGCTTGCAGCCATTCTTGCTATGGATTACATTAGTTTTTTGGCGGCAGTTCCTGCTGTTATTAATACGATCCTCAATTTGTCATTCGGGGCATTGATCGCTATTATCCTTTCAAATAAGAGCGTAGTTAAAGAACAAAACAGTCTTTAGTAAGCATCACGGATATTTTTATCCCGGCGTCAGCTACGATTAAAAATTGTTGAAGCAATTTAAATAGGCGGGGGACATTGACTTAATCATAAACTGAGACATCCACCAGTGGGGGTTTTGTTCATCCCACACTGATGGTTAGCACTTACAGAGTATAATTCTTGTTAACTCACTTCGTTCGTCGTCTCGATAAACAAGACTTATCGAGGTGTTAGTTTTGGTTATTTCCCACTTAGACTTTTTCGAAATCTTCTAAATCTTGAAGTTGGGTCCTACGGAGGGTTGCGCTGGGATAAATAAGTAAAATAAAGAAAGTTTTTAAAAATAAGTCTCTAGCTTATATTGTAGTGTTTTTTCGTTAATTTTATTATACTAATATATAAGAATCGTTTTTGTTCAAACGTTTTTAATGCGTGATATTAAATATTGGGGGTTTAAGCCTTGCAAGAAACAAATAGCACAATCAAAACAAATGTCCAGTTTTTATCTGCTAAAGAAGCAGTAGCAAAAATTCCTGATGCTGCCAGAATGATGGTAGGGGGATTTGGCCTTTCTGGTTTGCCGGATTATTTGCTTCAGGCTGTAATCGATTACACAGATATTGATAACTTTACGATTATAAGCAACAACATTACTGAGAACTCGAATGCTTATGAGTTATTTATGCAAAATCGTATTAAAAAAGCGATCGGCACTTACTTTACAACGAGCAGAGAAGTTGTGAAAGCTTATCGTGAAGGCCGCATTGAGATTGAATTGATTCCTCAAGGCACATTTTCTGAAGCTTTGCGTTTAGGTGGAGCTGGAATTCCGGCATTTTACACGCCTACTTCTGCAGGTACAGAGTTGGCCAAAGATAAAGAAAGCCGTGTGTTTGATGGGAGAGAATATGTGTTGGAACGTTCTCTTCGTGCGGATGTCGCTTTAATTAAAGCGCATAAAGCGGATAAAGCAGGAAATCTGGTCTATCGTAAAGCTGGAAGAAACTTCAATCCGATGATGGCGATGGCTGCTGATTTGACGATTGTTGAAGTTGACGAAGTAGTCGAGGTCGGGGAACTTGATCCAGAAGCGATTGTAACACCATTTATATTCGTGGATGTTGTCGTAAATAAAGGGGGTACAGACTGTGAATAAAGAGTCCGTAAAACGCTACATTGCATGGCGTGCGGCGCAGGAGTTATCTACGGGAGTCGTTAACCTTGG is part of the Pueribacillus theae genome and encodes:
- a CDS encoding bile acid:sodium symporter family protein, with the protein product MKVLSLINNAVTKFLPLWIVVFAIIAYFIPKSFEPLTGWTGFMLALILFLMGLTIPPSSFRYVLKQPKLVFFGVAFKWTVTVLISVGLGFTFLSHSPDLLTGFILAGSVPSATAASLYTFMANGTVLLSITMSVVDTFISPVVTPILLETTVGHLIPIAFLPLIAKMLLIVLLPILLGLVIQLKMSRFVEILQPSVRFFSSTTLILIVLSVVSGSQPLLEDNLSLLPLLIIITMLQILVPMFLGYGMAKVMKFNEADARAILYETGLCNTALAAILAMDYISFLAAVPAVINTILNLSFGALIAIILSNKSVVKEQNSL
- a CDS encoding CoA transferase subunit A; the encoded protein is MQETNSTIKTNVQFLSAKEAVAKIPDAARMMVGGFGLSGLPDYLLQAVIDYTDIDNFTIISNNITENSNAYELFMQNRIKKAIGTYFTTSREVVKAYREGRIEIELIPQGTFSEALRLGGAGIPAFYTPTSAGTELAKDKESRVFDGREYVLERSLRADVALIKAHKADKAGNLVYRKAGRNFNPMMAMAADLTIVEVDEVVEVGELDPEAIVTPFIFVDVVVNKGGTDCE